The DNA region GACGCCGGCCGTCCAGAAGGAGACCGCGAAGAAGAGCGTCGCGACCGCGTAGAAGAGGCCGACGAAGAGCGGCGTGCGGTCGCCGAAAAGGCGCGCGGTGGAGCGCACGCCCATGATGGCGTCGTCCTCCTTGTCCTGCAGCGCATAGATGGTGTCGTAGCCGATGGTCCAGGCGACGCCACCGGCAAAGAGCAGGATCGGCGGAAGCGCGAGCGAGCCATGCCAGGCCGCCCAGCCCATCAGTGCACCCCAGGAGAACGCCAGGCCAAGCACGCTCTGCGGCCAATCGGTGATCCGCTTCATGAAGGGATAGGCCGCGACCACGGCGAGCGAGGCGATGCCGAGCAGGATCGTGAAGCCGTTGAACGAAAGCAGCACGGCGAGGCCGACGAGCGCCTGAACCAGCAGGAAGATCTTCGCCGCACGCACCGAAACAGCGCCGCTCGGAATCGGCCGGGAGCGGGTGCGCGCCACGCCGGCGTCGAGATCGCGGTCGACGATGTCGTTATAGGTGCAGCCAGCGCCGCGCATGGCGACCGCGCCGACGAAGAACAGCACGAGATGCACGATGTTGGGCAGCGCCGCACCCGCCGAGGCGCTGGCAAGTGCAGCCGACCACCAGCAGGGAATGAGCAGCAGCCACCAGCCGATCGGCCGGTCCCAGCGCGCCAGCCGCGCATAGGGCTTCAGCCAGGACGGCGCATAGCGATCCGTAAGGTTTCCGCGTTGGGCGTCTGCGACGCGAATGTCGGTCATGAGGCAAAGGTCCGGTGGCTCTGAATCGCCCGGACCATAGCACCGCACGCGGTTCGTTTCGACGGAAGCTGCCGCCGTCGCGGCAGCCCCGATCCGTCCTAGTGGTCGTGGCCGCCCGCCGCGTCGCAGGCGACATCCGGGTTCATGTCGGCGAAGGTGCCCTTCGGGTTCGGCTTCCAGGCCCAGACATGCAGCTCGTAGAACGGGCCGAGGCCATAGCGGTTCGGCGCACCGGTGAAGCTGAAGAGATGGTCCTCGAGCGCCGCCGGCCCCTTGGCCGTGATGTATTCGACCGCCACCAGTTCGAGCGATCCACCGGCCTTCGGCTCGTACATCACCGCCTCGGGCTTGGCGATGTCGACGATATCGTCCTTGATATAGGCGGCGTTGACATAATGGATGCCCATCGCGCCGCCGTCGATGCCGCTGGCGCAGGGGATCGGCGCATAGCCCTCGTCGGTCGCGGCCGCGACGTCCTGAAAGCGCGCATTGGCCATGCGCACCTTGTCGGCCAGCGGATTGGCACTGTCCGCGAGGGCGGGTGCCGTCGTGGCGGCAAGGAGAAGGCCTGCAGCAAGGTGCATCATTCGAAAGCGGCTCGTCATTTCTGGAGTTCCTGTACTTAGTGGATGCCGCGACGCCGCGCAGCGAGGCTGCGCGGTCCCATCGCGGCGCATCCGTTGAAACGCGTGTGCATTCGAGGCGGGGCGCTCAGCCGGCCGTCGACGGATCGATCTGCGCGGCGAGCTCGGTCACCCGGTTCGCCGGAAATCCCGCCTCGTGGGCGTGACGGCGGATGATGTCCGCGCTGGCCGCCTCGTGGACGCAATAGACCTTGTCGCCGGCGACATAGCTCGTGATCCATTTGTAGGGAACATCAAGGCCGCTGACGACCTCGTTCGACTTGGCAGCGATCTCCTTGAGCTCGGCCGGGCTCAGCTTGTCGGCTCCGGGGATTTCGCGTTCGATGATATACGTTGGCATGGGTCAGGCTCCTTCTGTTGGCTGACCCCGCCAAATTCTATGACCGGCGTTGGATGGCGCGCGCGGGCAGCGGATTTTACCTGCACTTTCCGTCCAACGCTCCGTCACACGGTCGCCGTGTTGCTGGAACGGAACGCCGATCGGTTTCGGAGGCTCTCGCATGAACCGGATGATCCGCCTGCTCGGCGAGCCCGCCATCCTCGACGCCGATGCGCGCAGCCAGCCCGTCCGCGGCCATCAGGCCTGGGCGCTGCTCGCGCGGGTCGTGCTGGCGCGCGTACCGCTCGACCGGCGCCGCCTCGCCGAAGAACTCTTTCCCGAAACCGCCGATCCGCTCGGCGCGCTGCGCTGGTGCCTCGCCTCGCTGCGCAAGGCGCTCGACACATCGCAATGCCTGCGCGGCGATCCGATTGAGCGGGATTTCCCGGCCGGCATCACGATCGACGTCTGCCGCCTGGACGAGGATGATTTCGACGTCGAGCAGGCCGGCCCGCTGCTCGGCGGCATCGACCCGCGATGCAGCCCGGAATTCTCGACCTGGCTGCTGGTCGAGCGGGAGCGCATTGCGGGCGTCATCGACGCCCGGATCCGCCGCGATGCCATCGCCGCCATCGCGGTCGGCGATCATGGCCGCGCCGTGCGATTGGCCGAACTCGGTGCGCGGCGCGATCCCTATAATGAGAGCGCCCATGTCCTGCTGGTGAAGAGCCTTGCCTGCGCCGGCCGCTATGAGGCGGCGCTCAGGCATGTCGAGGCGACCGAGGCCGTCTTCGTCGAAGAGCTGGGCGAAAAGCCCTCTCCCGCGCTGCGCAGCGCCGCCCGGCGGACCGTGTCCTCGCCGCCGGCCGGCATTTCGGCCGCCACCTTCGTCCAGTCGCTGATGCAATCCGGCCTCGCGGCGCTTTCGGCCGGCGCGACCGACGCGGGCATCGATTGCCTGCGTCGCGCCGCCTATGACGCCGAGAAGGCCGGCGACGCATATCTCCTCGCCAGCGCGACTTTCGAACTCGGTACTGCGCTGGTGCATTCCGTCCGCGGCTATGACGACGAAGGCTCCGTGCTGCTGCGCCAGAGTACCGAGCTCTCCCGCCAATCGGGCTATGAGGGACTCGCCGCCTCCGCCTTTCGCGAGCTCGGCTATGTCGAGGCCATGGCGGGGCGGCGGCCGTCCGCTGCCAGCTATCTGGCGACGGCGAGCGAATTCACCCGCGATCCCGACAAGCTTGCCGGAATTCACGCCGTGATCGGCTTCAATCTGGTCGATTGGGGCCAGACGGATGAAGGTCTCGCGCATTATGCGCTGTCGCTCGACCATGCCCGGTCAGCCAAGAACCGCCATC from Kaistia algarum includes:
- the ubiA gene encoding 4-hydroxybenzoate octaprenyltransferase; this translates as MTDIRVADAQRGNLTDRYAPSWLKPYARLARWDRPIGWWLLLIPCWWSAALASASAGAALPNIVHLVLFFVGAVAMRGAGCTYNDIVDRDLDAGVARTRSRPIPSGAVSVRAAKIFLLVQALVGLAVLLSFNGFTILLGIASLAVVAAYPFMKRITDWPQSVLGLAFSWGALMGWAAWHGSLALPPILLFAGGVAWTIGYDTIYALQDKEDDAIMGVRSTARLFGDRTPLFVGLFYAVATLFFAVSFWTAGVGWIAWAGLALGTLQLMVQVRSIDVNNGDKALHLFKSNRSFGLVVFLGLVLDGFF
- a CDS encoding DUF4242 domain-containing protein, with the translated sequence MPTYIIEREIPGADKLSPAELKEIAAKSNEVVSGLDVPYKWITSYVAGDKVYCVHEAASADIIRRHAHEAGFPANRVTELAAQIDPSTAG
- a CDS encoding BTAD domain-containing putative transcriptional regulator, whose protein sequence is MNRMIRLLGEPAILDADARSQPVRGHQAWALLARVVLARVPLDRRRLAEELFPETADPLGALRWCLASLRKALDTSQCLRGDPIERDFPAGITIDVCRLDEDDFDVEQAGPLLGGIDPRCSPEFSTWLLVERERIAGVIDARIRRDAIAAIAVGDHGRAVRLAELGARRDPYNESAHVLLVKSLACAGRYEAALRHVEATEAVFVEELGEKPSPALRSAARRTVSSPPAGISAATFVQSLMQSGLAALSAGATDAGIDCLRRAAYDAEKAGDAYLLASATFELGTALVHSVRGYDDEGSVLLRQSTELSRQSGYEGLAASAFRELGYVEAMAGRRPSAASYLATASEFTRDPDKLAGIHAVIGFNLVDWGQTDEGLAHYALSLDHARSAKNRHREAWSLGLGAWGMLGAGRLDEADRWLAECMKLVEAQRWLAFRPWPVAVLGETRLRQGRNPATLRPLLEEAFALSCQLGDPCWEAAIARVLALTYAATSDLTLAAEWLAEARRRCTRDKDAYAALQVEILASQVQIFAAQEDGALAQVTARDWVSLAAKTHMDHHVARAAAFIAAG